Proteins from a single region of Desulfolutivibrio sulfoxidireducens:
- a CDS encoding PAS domain S-box protein: MSGIESVLGDPEKRDLDLYIEYMDTKRFPTALVFPPLRELYARKYAHARPDVIITTDDDALNFMLAYGDSLFPDAPVVFCGPNSFEEARIAGHDNYTGVVEEYDLASTIALALRLHPKARHVAAVTDVTSTGKYNLDRLHKVEPLLAGKADFIELSGLSTKELQDALHRLPADTVVLHLSFYRDRDGKSYTVSESTRLIKDSTELPLYSCWDFMLGNGIIGGKMVSGAMQGATAAEMALRILDGTPVKDIPVLKESPNRFMFDYPALLRAGLDVADLPEGSAILNRPVSYYQLYKNQILAVAVGMVAMLALIVAMGVNILLRRRAQRDLRESEERFRALVDQAQDAIFVHDLSGRFLLVNQRACDVLGYGRKELSSLSVADVDPDFEARNDPDTIWGNLPRTFESRHRKKDGGMIPVEIRLSKILYGSQEVLHAAVRDITERKRAEEGLKSSEKRLAELVSWKESILNNSAVGILVVTQHRIITEVNFGFTQIFGYESKEVVGKSVKLIHVNNTMFENFGQQYWSKTEESNIVSVEWRMRRKNGEIFWCELSGCAMNKEDILQGVVWVIKDINERKQTQDALEQAREELEQRVEQRTKELRLANERLLELDQLKNAFLATVSHDLRTPLTSILGFAKLIHRDFERRFLPLAGEDEMLRARGLQIAQNMAIIEKEGERLTRLINDFLDLAKIEAGSMEWRDQDISPALIIERSVQAVRGEIEQNPGLALMVDAPPDLPLIRVDPDRLVQVIVNLLSNAIKFTSAGRIGLDAKQIAGGRMVFRVTDTGVGIAAPDIPRIFDKFFQASRKDLDTISRKGTGLGLAICKTIIEHYGGCITVESQLGQGSSFVIDLPLGTTG; the protein is encoded by the coding sequence CAGCCTTTTTCCCGACGCGCCGGTGGTCTTTTGCGGGCCGAACTCCTTCGAGGAGGCGCGCATTGCCGGGCATGACAACTACACCGGCGTTGTCGAGGAATACGACCTCGCGTCGACCATAGCCCTGGCCTTGCGCCTGCATCCCAAAGCCCGGCACGTGGCTGCGGTCACGGACGTCACCTCCACCGGCAAGTATAATCTGGATCGGCTGCACAAGGTCGAGCCTCTCCTCGCCGGCAAGGCCGACTTCATCGAACTTTCGGGTCTGTCCACCAAGGAACTCCAGGACGCCCTGCATCGCCTTCCTGCCGACACGGTGGTGCTTCACCTGTCGTTTTATCGCGACCGGGACGGCAAGAGCTACACTGTTTCCGAGAGCACCAGACTGATCAAGGACAGCACGGAGTTGCCGCTTTATTCCTGCTGGGACTTCATGCTCGGCAACGGCATCATCGGTGGCAAGATGGTGAGCGGGGCCATGCAGGGTGCGACAGCGGCCGAGATGGCCCTGCGGATTCTCGACGGCACGCCCGTAAAGGACATCCCGGTCCTGAAGGAGAGCCCCAACCGCTTCATGTTCGACTACCCGGCCCTGCTCCGGGCCGGCCTGGACGTAGCCGACCTGCCCGAAGGCAGCGCCATCCTGAATCGGCCTGTGTCGTACTATCAACTCTACAAGAATCAGATCTTGGCTGTCGCGGTCGGCATGGTGGCGATGCTCGCCCTGATCGTGGCCATGGGCGTGAACATCCTGCTTCGGCGGCGAGCCCAGCGCGACCTCCGCGAGAGCGAGGAGCGATTCCGGGCCTTGGTGGACCAGGCCCAGGACGCCATCTTTGTGCACGACCTTTCGGGCCGGTTCCTCCTCGTCAACCAGCGGGCCTGCGACGTCCTGGGGTACGGCCGCAAGGAGTTGTCGTCATTGTCCGTGGCCGACGTGGACCCGGACTTCGAGGCTCGCAACGATCCGGATACTATCTGGGGCAATCTCCCCCGCACTTTCGAGTCCCGCCATCGGAAAAAAGACGGCGGCATGATCCCGGTGGAAATCCGGCTGTCCAAAATTCTATATGGAAGCCAAGAAGTGTTGCACGCCGCAGTCCGGGACATCACAGAGCGTAAACGAGCCGAGGAAGGGTTGAAAAGCAGCGAAAAGCGCTTGGCTGAACTCGTGTCCTGGAAAGAAAGCATCCTCAACAACTCGGCGGTTGGTATTCTTGTCGTGACACAACACCGCATCATTACTGAAGTAAATTTTGGATTTACACAAATTTTCGGTTATGAAAGCAAGGAAGTCGTCGGCAAATCAGTGAAGCTAATTCATGTAAACAATACGATGTTCGAGAATTTTGGTCAGCAATACTGGTCTAAAACAGAAGAATCTAATATAGTATCCGTAGAGTGGAGAATGCGACGTAAGAATGGCGAGATATTCTGGTGTGAATTGAGCGGATGCGCCATGAATAAGGAAGATATCTTGCAAGGCGTAGTGTGGGTTATCAAGGATATTAACGAGCGTAAACAGACCCAGGACGCCTTGGAACAGGCCAGAGAGGAGCTTGAACAACGCGTGGAACAACGGACGAAAGAATTGCGTCTGGCCAACGAACGGCTCCTGGAACTGGATCAGCTCAAAAATGCGTTCCTGGCCACTGTATCTCACGACCTGCGCACCCCCCTCACCTCGATCCTCGGGTTTGCCAAACTCATTCACCGGGATTTTGAACGCAGGTTCCTGCCACTCGCCGGCGAAGACGAAATGCTGCGAGCCAGAGGGCTCCAGATCGCCCAGAACATGGCCATCATTGAAAAAGAAGGGGAACGACTCACGCGGCTCATCAACGATTTTTTGGATTTGGCAAAGATTGAGGCCGGCAGCATGGAGTGGCGGGATCAGGACATCTCGCCGGCTTTGATCATAGAGCGTTCAGTTCAAGCGGTGCGTGGCGAGATTGAGCAAAATCCTGGCTTGGCCCTCATGGTTGACGCCCCTCCGGATTTACCCCTTATCCGGGTAGACCCGGATCGTCTGGTCCAGGTCATTGTGAATCTCCTGTCCAATGCCATCAAATTCACGTCAGCGGGACGCATCGGGTTGGACGCCAAACAGATCGCCGGAGGGCGAATGGTTTTCCGGGTGACGGATACCGGGGTCGGCATCGCCGCTCCCGATATCCCCAGGATTTTCGATAAGTTTTTTCAGGCGAGCCGGAAAGACTTGGATACGATAAGCCGTAAAGGTACTGGGCTTGGGCTGGCGATCTGCAAAACCATCATCGAACATTACGGTGGTTGCATCACTGTGGAATCACAGCTGGGACAGGGCAGCTCCTTTGTTATCGATCTACCTCTTGGGACAACAGGTTGA